A single Glycine soja cultivar W05 chromosome 14, ASM419377v2, whole genome shotgun sequence DNA region contains:
- the LOC114384416 gene encoding uncharacterized protein LOC114384416, which yields MVSRVHKRTALYRSIQQLRSITNSHARRKTSVILDASKYIRGLKQKLQELNQLAVAAAQKDIEYGPVMPMLKVEPQEEGFMIKVLSQRSCQGLLAFILEAFERLGLEVLQARASCVESFSLEAFGIKEKNDDTHRVDAQVVEQVVSRAINDWRKVTKQC from the exons atggttTCCAGGGTTCACAAGAGAACAGCACTGTATAGGAGCATACAACAGCTTCGTTCAATCACTAACTCCCATGCG CGCCGTAAAACGTCTGTGATACTGGATGCATCGAAGTACATACGTGGTTTAAAGCAGAAGTTGCAAGAATTGAACCAATTAGCAGTTGCTGCAGCCCAAAAGGACATTGAGTATGGTCCAGTAATGCCCATG CTAAAAGTGGAACCACAAGAAGAGGGGTTTATGATCAAGGTGCTGAGTCAAAGGAGTTGTCAGGGGTTGTTGGCGTTTATATTGGAAGCCTTTGAAAGGCTTGGTCTTGAGGTGCTCCAGGCTAGGGCTTCTTGTGTGGAGAGCTTCTCTTTAGAAGCATTTGGAATCAAA GAGAAAAATGACGATACCCATCGAGTGGATGCACAAGTAGTTGAGCAAGTTGTGTCTCGAGCTATAAATGATTGGAGGAAAGTTACAAAGCAATGTTGA